One part of the Haliotis asinina isolate JCU_RB_2024 chromosome 2, JCU_Hal_asi_v2, whole genome shotgun sequence genome encodes these proteins:
- the LOC137272370 gene encoding uncharacterized protein isoform X2 — protein sequence MKPYYALAVCAIFAMVLVIAGAQDLNLFGREETSEDQQSAQNIEKKYARLSYFRSPSRPRYGWNNRGRGRYSSRPKMPWEYLPDTYCFRNRCRSNFDCCKKYNLCNPAAKLCYDCWYGHPCRRNEDCCAKYPTCNKHRGMCVD from the exons ATGAAACCCTACTATGCCTTAGCCGTATGTGCAATCTTCGCAATGGTGCTTGTCATCGCCGGTGCTCAAG ATTTGAATTTGTTTGGTCGTGAAGAAACATCAGAGGACCAACAAAGTGCACAGAATATCGAGAAAAA GTACGCACGTCTGTCCTACTTCCGGTCACCTTCACGCCCCCGTTATGGATGGAACAACAGAGGAAGGGGACGCTACTCTAG CCGTCCCAAGATGCCATGGGAGTACCTTCCCGACACCTACTGCTTCCGGAACCGATGCCGATCCAACTTTGACTGCTGCAAAAAATACAATTTGTGCAACCCAGCTGCCAAACTGTGTTACGACTGTTGGTATGGGCATCCATGCAGGCGCAATGAAGACTGCTGTGCAAAATACCCCACGTGTAACAAGCACAGGGGCATGTGTGTGGATTAA
- the LOC137272370 gene encoding uncharacterized protein isoform X1, with the protein MKPYYALAVCAIFAMVLVIAGAQDLNLFGREETSEDQQSAQNIEKKYARLSYFRSPSRPRYGWNNRGRGRYSRPVQRSPMYGWRHRSSRPKMPWEYLPDTYCFRNRCRSNFDCCKKYNLCNPAAKLCYDCWYGHPCRRNEDCCAKYPTCNKHRGMCVD; encoded by the exons ATGAAACCCTACTATGCCTTAGCCGTATGTGCAATCTTCGCAATGGTGCTTGTCATCGCCGGTGCTCAAG ATTTGAATTTGTTTGGTCGTGAAGAAACATCAGAGGACCAACAAAGTGCACAGAATATCGAGAAAAA GTACGCACGTCTGTCCTACTTCCGGTCACCTTCACGCCCCCGTTATGGATGGAACAACAGAGGAAGGGGACGCTACTCTAG ACCTGTACAGAGATCACCTATGTATGGATGGAGGCATCGTTCAAG CCGTCCCAAGATGCCATGGGAGTACCTTCCCGACACCTACTGCTTCCGGAACCGATGCCGATCCAACTTTGACTGCTGCAAAAAATACAATTTGTGCAACCCAGCTGCCAAACTGTGTTACGACTGTTGGTATGGGCATCCATGCAGGCGCAATGAAGACTGCTGTGCAAAATACCCCACGTGTAACAAGCACAGGGGCATGTGTGTGGATTAA